The Streptomyces sp. NBC_00569 genomic sequence CACCTACCCGTACACGCCGGGCAGCACGACGCTCGTCGCGATGCTGCCGAGCTGGGCGAGCGAGGGCGGCCCCGACGAGATCATGAAGCGGCTGCAGGACGACGCGACCGCCGAGAGGATCCGCCACCACATGGAGGTCATCGGGGCGGACGGCTGCCACGGTGTGCCCATCGAGTGGGACGCCATCGAGATCTCCGGCGTGTCCGACCCGGGGCTCGCGTCCTGCGTCGGCAAGACGGTCCAGGAGTCGGCCGACCTGCGCGGCGAGGCGCCGTGGGTGACCGCGCGCCGTCTGCTCATCAACGACAAGCTGGGCTCGACGATCCTCCAGCACGTCGGCCACGAGGACAACGTCCGGGCGATCATGCGGCACCCGGTGCACACGGGCGGCAGTGATGGCATCCTCCAGGGCTTCAAGCCGCACCCGCGCGCGTACGGCACGTTCCCGCACTACCTCGGCCGCTACGCGCGTGAGCTCGGCCTCATGTCGCTGGAGGAGACGGTCGCCCACCTCACGTCGCGTCCCGCGGCCCGGCTGCGCCTGGCCGACCGCGGCCTGGTCCGCGAGGGCTACCGCGCCGACCTGGTCCTGTTCGACCCGGAGACGGTGGCGGCGGGCTCCACGTTCGAGGCGCCGCGCACGCTCCCCGTGGGCATCCCGCACGTCCTGATCGACGGGAAGTTCGTGATGGAGGACGGGCGCCGCACAGACGTGCTCGCGGGGCGGTCGGTCCGTAGAACGGCGTAACCGTCCCGGACGGCCGGGCCGGGCGCGGGCCACCGCGCCCACCGGCGGCGACGCCCCGAAGCGCCCGTCCGCGCCGCCCCACGTGTCCGAAAACACGAAGCGCCCTGCCATACCCGGCCGTAAGCTCACGGATATGCAGGTGATCCAGTCGACGAAGCTCGCCAATGTCTGTTACGAGATCCGGGGCCCGGTGCTCGAGGAGGCGATGCGTCTGGAGGCAGCAGGCCACCGCATCCTCAAGCTCAACACCGGCAACCCGGCCGCGTTCGGCTTCGAGTGCCCGCCCGAGATCCTCGAGGACATGCTCCGCAACCTCGGCGACGCGCACGGCTACGGGGACGCGAAGGGCCTGCTCGCGGCGCGCCGCGCGGTGATGATGCACTACCAGACCCAGGGCGTGGAGACGGACGTCGAGAACGTCTTCATCGGCAACGGCGTCTCCGAGCTGATCGTGATGGCGATGCAGGGGCTCCTCGACGACGGTGACGAGGTCCTCGTCCCGGCACCGGACTACCCCCTGTGGACGGCCGCGGTCTCCCTCTCCGGCGGCACGGCCGTGCACTACCGCTGCGACGAGCAGTCCGACTGGATGCCCGATCTCGCCGACGTGGAGCGGAAGGTCACCGACCGCACCAAGGCGATCGTGATCATCAACCCGAACAATCCGACGGGCGCCGTCTACAGCGACGACATGCTGCGCGGCCTGACCGACATCGCCCGCCGCCACAACCTCCTGGTCTGCTCGGACGAGATCTACGACAAGATCCTCTACGACGGCGCGACGCACACGCCGACCGCCGCCATCGCCCCCGACCTGCTGACCCTCACCTTCAACGGCATGTCGAAGGCGTACCGGGTGGCCGGTTACCGCGTGGGCTGGATGGCGATCTCCGGGCCGCGCGCGCACGCCGACTCGTACATCGAGGGCCTCACGATCCTGGCGAACATGCGGCTGTGCGCGAACATGCCGGGCCAGCACGGCGTCGTCGCGGCGCTCACCGGCCGCCAGACGATCACCGACCTGGTGCTGCCGGGCGGCCGCCTGAAGGAGCAGCGGGACACCGCGTACGAGCTGCTGACGCAGATCCCGGGCGTGACGTGCGTGAAGCCGAAGGGCGCGCTGTACCTCTTCCCGCGGCTCGACCCGAAGGTGTTCAAGGTCAAGGACGACCGGCAGATGGTCCTCGACCTGCTGCGCGCCGAGAAGATCATGGTCGTGCACGGTACGGGGTTCAACTGGCCGGAGCCGGATCACTTCCGGGTGGTCACGCTGCCGACGGTCGGCCAGCTCACGGAGGCCGTGACCCGAA encodes the following:
- a CDS encoding pyridoxal phosphate-dependent aminotransferase; the encoded protein is MQVIQSTKLANVCYEIRGPVLEEAMRLEAAGHRILKLNTGNPAAFGFECPPEILEDMLRNLGDAHGYGDAKGLLAARRAVMMHYQTQGVETDVENVFIGNGVSELIVMAMQGLLDDGDEVLVPAPDYPLWTAAVSLSGGTAVHYRCDEQSDWMPDLADVERKVTDRTKAIVIINPNNPTGAVYSDDMLRGLTDIARRHNLLVCSDEIYDKILYDGATHTPTAAIAPDLLTLTFNGMSKAYRVAGYRVGWMAISGPRAHADSYIEGLTILANMRLCANMPGQHGVVAALTGRQTITDLVLPGGRLKEQRDTAYELLTQIPGVTCVKPKGALYLFPRLDPKVFKVKDDRQMVLDLLRAEKIMVVHGTGFNWPEPDHFRVVTLPTVGQLTEAVTRIGRFLDGYSQP